A window of the Torulaspora globosa chromosome 6, complete sequence genome harbors these coding sequences:
- the GAL11 gene encoding Gal11p (ancestral locus Anc_7.81): MNSGGKESLSLDERSKNVNDLLLVLMDINEINGGNSDTAEKMKLHAKNFEAALYAKSSSKKEYMDSMREKVNAMRNTRDTRKKAAVSATNQGMAGGYSGHPNQQQSQQQRQGNVMMNGSYVPNTLNMNSQTFLNQQAQVRQQAAQQMRNQRRPQLTPQQQQLINQMKVAIIPRELLQRIPNIPPGVNTWQQITELAQQKRLTAQDMQVAKEIYKLHQQLLYKTKIQQQQNANNRMVMQQQTPQPQSQPQPLQGQRVSSNGHLPQQQQQSQQAQQAQQQQPQQRQLKPGEIPNVLSQINQIFTPEEQRSLLQEAMEACKNFQMTQFGKNMTDSNRQNFIRKYINQKALKKIQNMRLAQMAAQGGQQPQQPQQRQQVQPQTQPQTQLHSRNPSAGLMANNGQTNGANGLQNSMPQSMQHQHLDRGSQQPQQTSVQQPRPSVLQAFAPTPQDVETVKRISAEAARTPLRLSDLTNTLSPQEKEEIKRKLQLNQQLFAQVSNYAPQVYVLTKSENFLKEVLQLRIFAKEILEKCTKGIFVVRLDTVDKLILKYQKYWESMKIQLLRRQQLIQQQQQQQQQQQQQQQQQQHPANNDQSGPNISQQQQRVQGSLQQIQQQMQQKQRQQQRSMPSSTSGNTMNAPNPAALAAASAMSNGNNYMTSNFQQTMPDGNIGSVPNSSEFDPLNGNIALGYMSADGAKPTSSQGVSPQTGNHNRVKSNIKKVSPLNPGQSNINSPTVVPQGAMHSRSVTPAVMGMAGSPLGGAKNGGAYQKTPSPLTVPSASQPATVAENRPFKEEEENLRNLNIRKAEIISRFKHRQEIFSSSAIDMFLSTLADCIGVKDDQVDIVMNISQSLVDQVNGTGKKKLTKAAQRARDQDVVSLSIKNNRLIMESKASPTTRSYRIRPRALASVFKNVSKMADVNEMNLNDSTPNSDACNEAPSKTKRKLQDLENSPANSNTSPSSSLMSESKRLKVDSPEDLFVGKDDGKLQRSMQDGLSNIWNWNYWASLD, encoded by the coding sequence ATGAATTCTGGTGGTAAGGAGTCGTTGAGCTTGGATGAGCGATCCAAGAATGTCAATGATCTGCTACTAGTGTTGATGGAtatcaatgagatcaaTGGTGGCAATAGTGATACAGCggagaaaatgaagctgCATGCCAAGAACTTCGAGGCAGCTTTGTATGCCAAaagctcatcgaagaaagaatATATGGACAGTATGAGGGAGAAGGTTAATGCGATGCGGAACACTAGAGATACGAGGAAGAAGGCAGCTGTTTCTGCCACCAACCAGGGGATGGCTGGAGGGTATTCTGGACATCCCAACCAGCAACAGAGtcagcagcagaggcaAGGGAATGTGATGATGAACGGCAGTTATGTACCTAATACGCTTAACATGAATTCACAGACATTTTTGAATCAGCAGGCGCAGGTGAGGCAGCAGGCTGCTCAACAGATGAGAAATCAGCGAAGGCCGCAGTTGACGccccagcagcagcagttaATCAACCAGATGAAAGTCGCCATCATCCCTAGAGAACTTTTGCAGAGAATACCAAACATACCACCTGGAGTCAATACATGGCAGCAGATCACTGAGCTGGCGCAGCAGAAGAGGCTTACGGCGCAAGATATGCAAGTGGCAAAGGAGATTTACAAATTACATCAGCAGCTATTGTACAAAACTAAGAtacagcagcagcagaacgCTAATAACAGAATGGTTATGCAGCAACAGACACCGCAACCCCAATCGCAACCCCAGCCTTTGCAAGGTCAAAGGGTATCGAGTAACGGCCATCTGccacaacagcagcaacaatCTCAGCAAGCTCAGCAAGctcagcaacagcagccacAGCAGAGGCAATTGAAACCAGGTGAAATACCAAACGTTTTAAGCCAAATTAATCAAATCTTCACTCCGGAAGAGCAAAGGTCGCTTTTACAGGAGGCTATGGAAGCCTGTAAGAACTTCCAGATGACCCAATTTGGTAAGAATATGACAGACTCTAATAGACAAAACTTCATCCGGAAATACATCAACCAGAAGGCTCTTAAGAAAATTCAAAATATGCGGCTGGCACAGATGGCAGCTCAAGGTGGCCAGCAACCGCAGCAACCACAGCAGAGACAGCAGGTTCAGCCACAGACTCAACCGCAGACTCAACTGCATTCAAGAAACCCAAGTGCTGGATTAATGGCCAACAATGGGCAAACGAACGGTGCTAATGGTCTTCAAAATAGCATGCCGCAATCTATGCAGCATCAGCACTTGGACAGGGGATCACAACAGCCACAGCAGACATCGGTGCAACAACCACGACCCAGCGTTCTACAAGCGTTTGCGCCTACACCTCAAGATGTCGAGACTGTTAAGAGGATATCAGCTGAAGCAGCCAGAACGCCGTTAAGGTTATCTGACCTCACGAATACTTTGTCGCCACaggaaaaggaagaaattaAGCGAAAGTTGCAGCTCAATCAACAGCTATTCGCTCAGGTCAGCAACTATGCTCCACAAGTGTACGTGCTGACGAAAAGCGAGAACTTCCTGAAAGAGGTCTTGCAGTTGCGAATAtttgcaaaagaaatcTTGGAAAAGTGCACAAAGGGAATATTTGTTGTTAGGCTCGATACTGTGGATAAATTGATCCTCAAATATCAAAAGTACTGGGAAAGCATGAAGATTCAGTTGTTGAGAAGGCAACAACTAatccagcaacagcagcagcaacaacaacaacaacaacaacaacaacaacaacagcaacacCCTGCTAACAATGACCAGTCTGGCCCAAACATCTcccaacagcagcagagaGTGCAGGGATCTCTGCAACAGattcagcagcagatgcaGCAGAAACAGCGTCAACAGCAAAGGTCTATGCCAAGCAGCACTAGCGGAAACACGATGAATGCACCAAATCCTGCCGCGCTTGCAGCTGCCTCTGCCATGTCTAATGGAAATAACTATATGACATCTAACTTTCAGCAGACAATGCCAGATGGGAACATAGGGTCTGTTCCAAACTCAAGCGAGTTCGATCCGTTGAACGGCAATATTGCTCTTGGTTACATGTCCGCTGATGGCGCAAAACCGACTTCGAGTCAAGGTGTATCGCCTCAAACAGGCAACCATAACAGGGTAAAATCCAACATCAAGAAGGTGTCTCCGCTCAATCCAGGCCAATCGAATATTAACTCTCCTACCGTTGTACCGCAGGGTGCAATGCACAGCAGATCGGTAACGCCTGCAGTAATGGGCATGGCAGGTTCGCCTTTGGGCGGGGCCAAAAACGGTGGAGCGTATCAGAAAACCCCATCTCCATTGACCGTTCCATCAGCATCGCAACCCGCTACTGTGGCTGAAAATAGGCCATTCaaagaggaggaggagaacCTCAGAAACTTGAATATCAGGAAGGCTGAGATCATCTCCCGCTTCAAACATCGGCAAGAAATCTTTAGTAGCTCTGCCATTGATATGTTTCTATCCACTTTGGCAGACTGTATTGGCGTTAAAGACGATCAAGTTGATATAGTGATGAATATTTCGCAGTCTCTGGTTGACCAGGTCAACGGCACaggcaagaagaagcttacAAAGGCGGCACAAAGAGCCAGGGACCAAGATGTGGTGTCTTTGTCTATAAAGAACAACCGACTCATCATGGAGAGCAAAGCTTCACCAACAACCCGTTCATATCGTATTCGTCCTAGAGCCCTCGCTTCCGTCTTCAAGAACGTTTCTAAAATGGCAGATGTTAATGAAATGAATTTAAACGATAGCACACCTAACAGCGACGCATGCAACGAGGCCCCCAGTAAGACTAAGAGGAAATTGCAAGATCTGGAAAACAGTCCCGCTAACTCCAACACCTCgccctcttcatcattgatGAGTGAGTCCAAAAGACTTAAGGTTGACTCGCCCGAGGATTTGTTTGTTGGGAAAGACGACGGCAAACTACAAAGGTCTATGCAGGACGGACTCAGCAATATCTGGAATTGGAACTACTGGGCGAGCTTGGACTGA
- the FUN30 gene encoding DNA-dependent ATPase FUN30 (ancestral locus Anc_7.80), with protein MADSPSDEVQVPESSSPLRQAQGDSAASLLRDKFSFTPGNLAHNGPAMTGNGTEKQLDVQLVRLAEEFPDFSPTLVQAVFKSNSFDVNLARERLTRIKNQRQNWSVNSKGPKKAPAPPVSRSSSTNRLNSIKQGDPSSKIVLEKQRTSIFDRYSNVMNQRARPVMTESLVVDEESLAKLGGAGNKRRRLVRADNLDGDRKATHLEKAKENLLKEKLKKRGMSDDDETAEEEMSGEEEMSGEEYEERTPEINIDDQVLQFLNTAEASDLADLGETSVSKANTIISRRPFSSLYAFTQLDLSTEDESKKMQKKVRKGGNQKKESEKVLEKINQSIRGYNAIDSLIKRCSSYGKLISGQMRRWGIDLEHSQNGGELDFTNIDSDDDDAAVVEEFDESEISATPTPAPGSISSNNVSKTRTKNSSDNEAEEEEEEVEEDAEFENSEDEDYGQTRRTTIPGRRGRPQKRLVKFFKGRPKLLGPEVQLKDYQQTGINWLNLLYHNHMSCILADDMGLGKTCQVISFLAYLKQINEPGPHLVVVPSSTLENWLREFQKFCPSLKIEPYYGSQQERAGLREILERTAGQYDVIVTTYNLAAGNKYDISFLRNCRFNVVVYDEGHMLKNSLSERFTKLMRIQGNFRLLLTGTPLQNNLKELMSLLEFIMPSLFESKKEYLASIFKQRARTSDDNKNFNPLLAQEAINRAKMMMRPFILRRRKDQVLKHLPAKHRVIEHCEMNAAQRKIYNEEIKLVMEHKRMIQDGTLPSDPKERSKIQSSSSKNLIMALRKASMHPLLFRTLYNDKIIAKMSDAILDEPDYAENGNRQYIMEDMSYMNDFELHRLCCSFPNTLEKFQLRNKEWLQSGKIDKLTEILKHIIVDKKEKVLIFSLFTQMLDILELVLSSLNYKFLRLDGSTQVNDRQSLIDKFYEDDTIPVFILSTKAGGFGINLVAANNVIIFDQSFNPHDDRQAADRSHRVGQTKEVTITTLITKDSIEEKIFQLAKNKLDLDTHISEDDKKSQETLENKVSDILEDIIYDENTTA; from the coding sequence ATGGCAGATTCCCCTAGTGACGAGGTCCAAGTGCCCGAATCTTCCTCGCCGTTAAGACAAGCACAAGGTGATTCTGCAGCATCGCTTCTGCGGGATAAGTTCAGTTTTACTCCTGGAAATCTTGCTCATAACGGTCCGGCAATGACTGGGAATGGCACGGAGAAGCAACTAGATGTACAGCTAGTACGGTTAGCGGAGGAATTCCCGGACTTTTCGCCTACTTTGGTTCAGGCAGTATTCAAATCGAACTCTTTTGATGTGAATTTGGCACGGGAAAGGCTAACGAGAATCAAGAATCAAAGGCAGAACTGGTCTGTTAACTCTAAAGGGCCCAAGAAGGCGCCAGCTCCACCTGTCAGTAGATCGAGTTCAACGAATCGACTAAATTCCATAAAGCAAGGCGATCCCTCGTCGAAGattgttcttgagaagCAAAGGACTTCGATTTTTGACCGTTATTCCAATGTGATGAATCAAAGAGCACGCCCGGTTATGACCGAGTCCTTagttgttgatgaagagtcCTTAGCGAAACTCGGTGGTGCGGGGaacaagagaagaaggcttgTAAGAGCTGATAATCTCGATGGAGACAGGAAAGCTACTCATCTAGAGAAAGCCAAGGAAAATCTGCTGAAGgaaaagctcaagaaacGTGGGATGTCGGACGACGACGAGACGGCggaggaagagatgagcggagaagaagagatgagcGGAGAAGAGTACGAGGAAAGAACGCCCGAAATCAATATTGATGATCaggttcttcaattcttgaaTACGGCAGAAGCAAGTGACCTTGCCGATCTAGGAGAGACTTCGGTTTCGAAGGCCAATACTATCATATCGAGGAGACCATTCTCGAGTTTGTATGCATTCACTCAGCTAGATCTATCCACCGAAGATGAATCCAaaaaaatgcagaaaaAAGTTAGGAAGGGCGGAAAccagaagaaggaaagcGAAAAAGTattggaaaagatcaatcaaaGCATCAGAGGTTACAATGCCATCGATTCCTTGATCAAAAGATGTTCGTCCTATGGTAAATTGATATCCGGTCAAATGAGAAGATGGGGTATTGATTTGGAACATTCGCAGAATGGCGGTGAGCTGGACTTCACCAATATCGATTCggatgatgatgacgcTGCAGTTGTTGAGGAATTTGACGAGTCCGAGATTAGTGCCACACCAACGCCTGCACCGGGGAGTATCAGTTCCAATAACGTTAGCAAAACTAGAACTAAAAACTCAAGTGATAATGAAGcggaggaagaggaagaagaagtagAGGAAGATGCTGAATTTGAGAACagcgaagatgaagacTATGGACAAACAAGGAGGACCACGATTCCGGGACGGAGGGGAAGGCCTCAAAAACGACTggtcaagttcttcaaggGAAGACCCAAACTACTAGGTCCCGAGGTTCAGCTGAAAGACTACCAACAGACAGGTATAAATTGGTTAAACCTGCTTTATCATAATCACATGTCCTGTATATTAGCTGATGATATGGGACTGGGTAAGACATGTCAAGTGATATCATTTCTAGCCTACTTGAAGCAAATCAATGAGCCAGGCCCACACCTTGTCGTAGTGCCATCATCCACATTGGAAAACTGGCTCAGAGAGTTCCAGAAGTTCTGTCCTAGCCTAAAGATCGAGCCTTATTACGGCTCgcaacaagaaagagctggttTGAGGGAGATTCTGGAAAGAACTGCCGGCCAATATGATGTGATAGTGACCACTTACAATTTGGCAGCCGGCAACAAATATGACATTTCgtttttgagaaactgcCGTTTTAACGTTGTCGTTTATGATGAAGGGCATATGCTTAAAAACTCGCTATCTGAGAGATTCACGAAATTGATGAGAATCCAAGGAAATTTCCGTCTTCTTTTGACTGGTACCCCGCTACAAAATAATTTAAAGGAGTTGATGTCTCTATTGGAGTTCATTATGCCGTCACTATTCGAATCGAAAAAAGAATATCTCGCTTCGATCTTCAAGCAACGAGCCAGAACAAGCGATGACAacaaaaatttcaatcCGCTATTGGCTCAAGAGGCGATCAACAGAGCtaagatgatgatgagaccCTTCATCTTGAGAAGACGAAAGGATCAAGTACTCAAACACTTACCAGCAAAGCATAGAGTTATAGAGCATTGCGAGATGAATGCAGCTCAACGGAAAATATACAACGAGGAGATCAAACTTGTTATGGAACACAAAAGGATGATCCAAGATGGAACGTTGCCAAGCGATCCAAAggaaagatcaaagatacaatcatcatcgtcgaaGAATCTAATAATGGCTCTGAGAAAGGCCTCTATGCATCCGCTACTCTTCCGGACGCTGTACAACGATAAGATCATCGCGAAGATGAGTGATGCCATTCTAGACGAACCAGATTATGCAGAAAATGGTAATCGACAGTACATTATGGAGGACATGAGTTATATGAATGACTTCGAACTACACAGGTTGTGCTGTAGCTTCCCTAACactcttgaaaagttccagCTGCGCAACAAGGAATGGCTACAATCAGGCAAGATAGACAAATTGACAGAAATCCTCAAGCACATCATCGTTGACAAAAAGGAGAAAGTGCTGATTTTCTCCCTTTTCACTCAAATGCTGGACATTCTGGAGCTAGTGCTGTCGAGCTTGAATTACAAGTTCCTGAGACTGGACGGCTCTACTCAGGTCAACGACAGACAATCATTAATAGACAAGTTTTACGAAGACGACACCATCCCTGTTTTCATTCTCTCAACGAAAGCCGGTGGTTTCGGTATCAACCTGGTCGCCGCCAACAACGTCATCATTTTCGACCAGAGTTTTAACCCGCACGATGACAGACAGGCCGCCGACCGCTCTCACCGTGTCGGACAGACGAAAGAAGTTACAATCACAACCCTAATCACCAAGGACTCTATCgaagagaagatcttcCAGCTTGCCAAGAACAAGCTCGATCTTGACACTCATATCAGCGAAGACGACAAAAAATCACAGGAGACGCTAGAGAATAAAGTTAGTGACATCCTAGAAGACATCATCTACGATGAGAACACCACTGCCTAG
- a CDS encoding uncharacterized protein (ancestral locus Anc_7.84), giving the protein MSGEISKYCREKLEELKCFISIASSNLFVEPSISLEIIASPFLGIKECFSTTKYGYLMFNIFLNYMVSYITSCIFYFYCIFPLTCLIYSIIFGPAGFLFAIGHGALFCNIVACHETRISSGHFMDLFFTMVVTTSKILEKPKVGRILPVKESKDPISWRIIFIAQVVRWMVVMSKLLMWFVISLIPVLGIILLKLQSSASRGFTYFIPYLEGTKRMDKRCMKEAYYKSFGKWLLFGLTTGFTESIPILAGISISTNTCGCALWEVDHAINVENPELKHLQGQT; this is encoded by the coding sequence ATGTCAGGAGAAATTTCGAAGTACTGCCGAGAGAAATTGGAGGAATTGAAGTGTTTCATTTCAATAGCTTCATCTAATTTGTTCGTTGAACCCTCAATCAGCTTGGAAATCATTGCCAGTCCTTTCCTTGGAATCAAAGAATGTTTCAGCACGACAAAATATGGATATTTGATGTTTAATATCTTCCTCAACTACATGGTCAGTTATATCACCAGCTGTATTTTCTACTTTTACTGCATTTTCCCTTTAACATGTCTCATCTACTCCATAATCTTCGGACCTGCAGGCTTTTTATTTGCCATAGGACATGGTGCATTGTTTTGCAATATCGTCGCATGCCATGAGACTAGGATCAGTTCAGGGCACTTTATGGACTTGTTCTTCACAATGGTAGTCACAACAAGTAAGATATTGGAGAAGCCAAAAGTCGGCAGAATACTCCCGGTGAAGGAAAGCAAAGATCCCATTTCCTGGAGAATAATTTTTATTGCACAGGTTGTGCGATGGATGGTGGTCATGTCTAAACTACTCATGTGGTTTGTAATTTCTTTGATACCAGTTTTAGGCATTATTCTACTGAAGCTGCAGTCCAGTGCCTCTCGTGGGTTCACATATTTTATTCCATATCTTGAAGGTACCAAAAGAATGGATAAACGCTGTATGAAGGAGGCCTACTACAAATCATTTGGAAAGTGGCTACTTTTTGGCTTGACCACTGGTTTCACCGAGAGCATCCCAATTCTAGCAGGAATCAGCATAAGTACAAACACTTGTGGTTGTGCCCTCTGGGAAGTTGACCACGCTATAAATGTCGAAAATCCtgaattgaagcatctCCAAGGCCAGACTTAA
- the RRT8 gene encoding Rrt8p (ancestral locus Anc_7.83), translating into MVAVIYYVTVIPLVVAWAMISLGPLGILLAHIQWVLQTNAITTMICRNIVLSHMDNQIFDITLYLNGQKEFLRKAKFIKVTEKPHPTHGFFSGSWQMTFPLLVVHLIRKGLILIILALLSLIPIFGPPITNQVLSGRRGFSYMRRYFALKGQSAAEAKDFQYEHLGLFFSFGMAAGILEFIPLFSIITITSNTIGAAKWSVDLIKKSQK; encoded by the coding sequence ATGGTTGCTGTCATCTATTATGTTACTGTTATCCCTTTAGTCGTAGCTTGGGCGATGATCTCGTTAGGACCTCTTGGGATCCTTCTAGCTCATATCCAATGGGTACTGCAAACCAATGCCATTACAACTATGATCTGTCGCAACATTGTGCTTTCTCATATGGACAACCAAATCTTTGACATTACTCTTTACTTGAATGGCCAAAAGGAATTCCTGAGAAAAGctaaattcatcaaagttaCAGAAAAGCCACATCCGACGCACGGCTTTTTTAGCGGCTCTTGGCAGATGACCTTTCCCCTGCTGGTCGTCCATCTTATCAGAAAAGGCTTGATTTTGATCATCTTGGCTCTCCTATCTTTGATACCTATCTTTGGTCCTCCAATCACCAATCAAGTGCTAAGCGGAAGGAGAGGTTTCTCATACATGAGGCGGTACTTCGCCTTGAAGGGCCAAAGCGCAGCAGAAGCCAAAGATTTCCAATATGAGCACTTGGGATTATTTTTCAGTTTTGGGATGGCAGCGGGAATCCTGGAATTCATACCATTATTCTCTATCATTACAATTACAAGCAACACAATCGGAGCGGCAAAGTGGAGCGTGGATTTGATTAAGAAATCTCAAAAGTAG
- the GSH2 gene encoding glutathione synthase (ancestral locus Anc_7.82) encodes MDLSYPNLSETEIKEEILSEVHQWALANGLVMYPPAFSSEQATIVPTTLYPTYLPRSSFEKVVSLQKTYNKLYADISRDSSGGWLTQESIKLAKYDNEFTGKLWELYLKAKKQGIAQKLRLGIFRSDYLIDKRTNEAKQVEFNTISVSFGASSTKVGELHDFLNKAGKYSANSGDRFYQSEIPVSDSTPLLAKGLAIAAESYQGLSERKVVAFIVQDNERNAFDQRTIEFQLLKAHCIKSVRITLGDLHNRTTLDPESKRLFVKKTGEEIAVVYFRAGYSPSEYKSERDWENRLLLETSYAIKAPDILTHLSGTKKIQQLLTDEDILAKFIPDVIVRKQMLSTFVKIYPLDDSALGQEGKKLAFKSPSKFVLKPQREGGGNNVYKQDIPLFLEKLDEKDWSAYILMELIEPNETTENVVVRGNSFFREPIISELGIFGCILFDDTDVHLNEYSGWLLRSKFSGSNEGGVAAGFGCVDSVMLY; translated from the coding sequence ATGGATCTATCATATCCTAATCTGTCGGAGACAGAGataaaagaagagattTTGTCGGAAGTGCACCAGTGGGCATTGGCCAATGGGCTGGTGATGTATCCTCCTGCTTTCAGCTCTGAACAAGCAACCATTGTGCCTACTACTCTGTATCCGACGTATTTGCCAAGATCAAGTTTCGAGAAGGTTGTCTCTCTACAGAAGACTTATAACAAGCTATATGCTGATATATCGCGGGACTCTTCCGGAGGCTGGCTGACTCAAGAGTCAATCAAATTGGCAAAATATGACAATGAATTTACTGGCAAGCTTTGGGAGCTGTATTTGAAGGCTAAGAAGCAGGGGATAGCGCAGAAATTGCGGCTTGGAATATTCAGGTCCGATTATTTGATAGACAAAAGGACTAATGAAGCTAAACAGGTGGAGTTTAACACCATCTCAGTTTCGTTTGGTGCTTCCTCTACTAAAGTTGGCGAATTGCATGACTTTTTAAACAAAGCGGGAAAGTATTCGGCAAATTCTGGCGATCGCTTTTACCAGTCTGAGATTCCCGTATCTGACTCTACTCCCCTGCTAGCAAAAGGTCTGGCAATAGCTGCTGAAAGTTATCAGGGTTTGAGTGAGAGAAAAGTAGTGGCTTTCATCGTCCAGGATAATGAACGAAATGCTTTCGACCAGAGGACTATTGAGTTCCAACTTTTGAAGGCCCACTGCATTAAATCAGTTAGAATAACTCTGGGCGATTTGCACAACCGCACTACCTTAGACCCCGAGAGCAAGAGGCTCTTTGTCAAGAAAACTGGTGAGGAGATTGCTGTGGTTTACTTCAGAGCAGGATACTCTCCGTCAGAATACAAAAGTGAAAGGGATTGGGAAAATAGATTACTTCTAGAGACGAGCTATGCTATTAAGGCACCCGATATTTTAACACACCTTTCGGGGACTAAAAAAATCCAGCAGCTTTTGACGGATGAAGATATTCTAGCTAAATTTATTCCAGATGTCATTGTCAGAAAGCAAATGCTTTCGACATTTGTGAAGATTTATCCTCTTGATGATTCTGCACTGGGACAAGAAGGCAAGAAGTTAGCCTTTAAATCGCCCTCAAAATTCGTTCTGAAGCCTCaaagagaaggaggaggTAATAACGTTTACAAGCAGGACATTCCATTGTTCTTGGAAAAACTTGACGAAAAGGATTGGAGCGCATATATCTTGATGGAACTCATTGAACCTAATGAAACAACAGAAAACGTTGTGGTTCGCGGAAATAGTTTTTTCAGAGAACCTATCATCAGTGAGCTTGGCATCTTTGGCTGCATTCTTTTCGATGATACCGATGTGCATCTCAATGAATATTCCGGTTGGTTGttgagatcgaaatttAGCGGCTCTAACGAAGGTGGGGTGGCTGCAGGATTTGGATGTGTAGACAGCGTGATGCTGTACTAG